A single Xenopus laevis strain J_2021 chromosome 3S, Xenopus_laevis_v10.1, whole genome shotgun sequence DNA region contains:
- the cdc23.S gene encoding cell division cycle 23 S homeolog isoform X1, whose product MATTSGMFSDLKEIKKQLLSVTWLCRERGLTHSVKWASELAFSLESIPLNELPSTAALTEEDAQDLDAYTLAKSYFDLKEYDRAAYFLRGCKSQKAYFLYMYSRYLSGEKKKDDETVDSLGPLEKGQVKNEALRELRVELSKKHKARELDGFGLYLYGVVLRKLDLAKEALDVFVEATHVLPLHWGTWLELCNLITDKEMLKFLSLPDSWIKEFFLAHIYTELQLIEEALQKYQSLIDAGFSKSTYIISQIAVAYHNIRDIDKALSIFNELRKQDPYRIENMDTFSNLLYVRGLKPELSYLAHNLCDIDKYRVETCCVIGNYYSLRSQHEKAALYFQRALKLNPRYLGAWTLMGHEYMEMKNTSAAIQAYRHAIEVNKRDYRAWYGLGQTYEILKMPFYCLYYYRRAHQLRPNDSRMLVALGECYEKLNQLVEAKKCYWRAYAVGDVEKMALVKLAKLHEQLNESEQAAQCYIKYIQDIYSCGEIVEHQEVSTAFRYLAQYYFKCKLWDEASACAQKCFNFNDTREEGKALLRQILQCRNQNESPSADLPATAAFFLPQSLSANNTPTRRVSPLNLSSVTP is encoded by the exons GGCATCAGAACTTGCTTTCTCTCTGGAATCTATTCCTCTGAATGAGCTTCCCTCAACCGCAGCACTTACAGAG GAGGATGCCCAGGACCTGGATGCATATACACTGGCTAAGTCTTACTTTGACCTAAAAGAATATGATCGAGCTGCATATTTTCTTCGGGGGTGTAAAAGCCAAAAAGCCTATTTCTTGTACATGTACTCCAGGTATTTG TCTGGAGAAAAGAAGAAGGACGATGAAACAGTTGATAGCCTTG GTCCCCTTGAAAAGGGGCAGGTAAAGAATGAAGCACTGCGGGAACTACGTGTGGAGCTGAGTAAGAAGCATAAAGCCAGGGAATTAGATGGATTTGGACTTTACTT GTATGGAGTGGTCTTGAGGAAGCTGGATCTGGCAAAAGAAGCTTTAGATGTATTTGTGGAGGCAACACATGTCTTGCCTTTGCATTGGGGAACCTGGCTGGAATTATGCAATTTGATTACCGACAAAGAGATG CTAAAGTTCCTGTCCCTGCCAGACTCATGGATAAAGGAATTCTTCTTGGCACACATATACACAGAGTTACAGTTAATCGAGGAGGCATTGCAGAAATACCAAAGTCTTATTGATGCTGGCTTCTCTAAGAGTACTTACATTATTTCTCAAATTGCTGTTGCCTATCATAACATCCGAG ATATTGACAAAGCTCTGTCTATATTCAATGAGCTGCGGAAACAGGATCCCTACAGAATAGAAAATATGGACACCTTTTCCAACCTGCTGTATGTCAGG ggtcTTAAACCAGAACTAAGCTATCTGGCTCACAATCTCTGTGACATTGACAAGTACCGAGTTGAAACGTGTTGTGTAATTG GCAATTATTACAGCCTTCGCTCCCAACATGAAAAAGCAGCCTTGTACTTCCAAAGGGCATTAAAACTCAACCCTCGATATCTTGGTGCGTGGACCCTCATGGGACATGAATACATGGAAATGAAGAATACCTCTGCAGCAATACAGGCTTACAG GCATGCAATTGAAGTGAACAAGAGAGATTATCGTGCTTGGTATGGATTAGGACAAACCTATGAAATTTTAAAGATGCCGTTTTACTGCCTTTATTATTATAGACGGGCCCATCAGCtcag ACCCAACGACTCTAGAATGCTTGTTGCTTTGGGGGAATGTTATGAAAAGCTTAATCAACTTGTGGAGGCTAAAAAA TGTTACTGGAGAGCTTATGCTGTGGGTGATGTGGAGAAAATGGCTCTGGTCAAGCTGGCAAA gctTCATGAACAACTGAACGAATCGGAACAGGCTGCCCAGTGTTACATCAAATACATACAGGACATCTACTCCTGTGGG gAAATTGTGGAGCACCAGGAGGTCAGCACAGCCTTTCGCTATCTGGCTCAGTATTACTTTAAGTGCAAGCTGTGGGATGAGGCATCTGCATGTGCCCAGAAATGTTTCAATTTTAATGAT ACCAGGGAAGAAGGCAAAGCTCTTCTACGTCAGATTCTACAGTGTAGGAACCAGAATGAAAGTCCATCAGCTGATCTCCCAGCCACTGCTGCTTTCTTCCTTCCACAATCACTTTCCGCCAACAACACCCCTACAAGACGAGTGTCTCCACTTAACCTTTCATCGGTCACACCATAG
- the cdc23.S gene encoding cell division cycle 23 S homeolog — protein MEDAQDLDAYTLAKSYFDLKEYDRAAYFLRGCKSQKAYFLYMYSRYLSGEKKKDDETVDSLGPLEKGQVKNEALRELRVELSKKHKARELDGFGLYLYGVVLRKLDLAKEALDVFVEATHVLPLHWGTWLELCNLITDKEMLKFLSLPDSWIKEFFLAHIYTELQLIEEALQKYQSLIDAGFSKSTYIISQIAVAYHNIRDIDKALSIFNELRKQDPYRIENMDTFSNLLYVRGLKPELSYLAHNLCDIDKYRVETCCVIGNYYSLRSQHEKAALYFQRALKLNPRYLGAWTLMGHEYMEMKNTSAAIQAYRHAIEVNKRDYRAWYGLGQTYEILKMPFYCLYYYRRAHQLRPNDSRMLVALGECYEKLNQLVEAKKCYWRAYAVGDVEKMALVKLAKLHEQLNESEQAAQCYIKYIQDIYSCGEIVEHQEVSTAFRYLAQYYFKCKLWDEASACAQKCFNFNDTREEGKALLRQILQCRNQNESPSADLPATAAFFLPQSLSANNTPTRRVSPLNLSSVTP, from the exons GAGGATGCCCAGGACCTGGATGCATATACACTGGCTAAGTCTTACTTTGACCTAAAAGAATATGATCGAGCTGCATATTTTCTTCGGGGGTGTAAAAGCCAAAAAGCCTATTTCTTGTACATGTACTCCAGGTATTTG TCTGGAGAAAAGAAGAAGGACGATGAAACAGTTGATAGCCTTG GTCCCCTTGAAAAGGGGCAGGTAAAGAATGAAGCACTGCGGGAACTACGTGTGGAGCTGAGTAAGAAGCATAAAGCCAGGGAATTAGATGGATTTGGACTTTACTT GTATGGAGTGGTCTTGAGGAAGCTGGATCTGGCAAAAGAAGCTTTAGATGTATTTGTGGAGGCAACACATGTCTTGCCTTTGCATTGGGGAACCTGGCTGGAATTATGCAATTTGATTACCGACAAAGAGATG CTAAAGTTCCTGTCCCTGCCAGACTCATGGATAAAGGAATTCTTCTTGGCACACATATACACAGAGTTACAGTTAATCGAGGAGGCATTGCAGAAATACCAAAGTCTTATTGATGCTGGCTTCTCTAAGAGTACTTACATTATTTCTCAAATTGCTGTTGCCTATCATAACATCCGAG ATATTGACAAAGCTCTGTCTATATTCAATGAGCTGCGGAAACAGGATCCCTACAGAATAGAAAATATGGACACCTTTTCCAACCTGCTGTATGTCAGG ggtcTTAAACCAGAACTAAGCTATCTGGCTCACAATCTCTGTGACATTGACAAGTACCGAGTTGAAACGTGTTGTGTAATTG GCAATTATTACAGCCTTCGCTCCCAACATGAAAAAGCAGCCTTGTACTTCCAAAGGGCATTAAAACTCAACCCTCGATATCTTGGTGCGTGGACCCTCATGGGACATGAATACATGGAAATGAAGAATACCTCTGCAGCAATACAGGCTTACAG GCATGCAATTGAAGTGAACAAGAGAGATTATCGTGCTTGGTATGGATTAGGACAAACCTATGAAATTTTAAAGATGCCGTTTTACTGCCTTTATTATTATAGACGGGCCCATCAGCtcag ACCCAACGACTCTAGAATGCTTGTTGCTTTGGGGGAATGTTATGAAAAGCTTAATCAACTTGTGGAGGCTAAAAAA TGTTACTGGAGAGCTTATGCTGTGGGTGATGTGGAGAAAATGGCTCTGGTCAAGCTGGCAAA gctTCATGAACAACTGAACGAATCGGAACAGGCTGCCCAGTGTTACATCAAATACATACAGGACATCTACTCCTGTGGG gAAATTGTGGAGCACCAGGAGGTCAGCACAGCCTTTCGCTATCTGGCTCAGTATTACTTTAAGTGCAAGCTGTGGGATGAGGCATCTGCATGTGCCCAGAAATGTTTCAATTTTAATGAT ACCAGGGAAGAAGGCAAAGCTCTTCTACGTCAGATTCTACAGTGTAGGAACCAGAATGAAAGTCCATCAGCTGATCTCCCAGCCACTGCTGCTTTCTTCCTTCCACAATCACTTTCCGCCAACAACACCCCTACAAGACGAGTGTCTCCACTTAACCTTTCATCGGTCACACCATAG
- the kif20a.S gene encoding uncharacterized protein LOC495414 (The RefSeq protein has 2 substitutions, 1 non-frameshifting indel compared to this genomic sequence): MMSNIVSPYMGLLSDDEENPVFESTAAECGAGIRKALLSDFSVISPGLGHPPQPVPEEKNEKVMVYVRIRPFVDGELQKKEDQGCVEVENEETLVLRAPKDSFAMKNTERGLGQSVHKFTFSQIFGPEVDQKQFFDGTMRQVVKDALNGQNWLIYTYGVTNSGKTYTIQGTSKDGGILPRSIALIFNSSQDRLYKSSDLKPLSNEVMWLDSKQVRQEELRKVSLLSNLREEELVTPMKRSVNESRAGTSISFDSGIGGLSSTSQFVNQTSSQLEETCSRWCDQEVVSLQEAADGQLSIWVSYFEIYNEFVYDLLEFLPSGPNRKRTTLRLCEDRNGNPYVKDLTWINVHSAEEAWKILRVGRKNQSFASTHLNQNSSRSHSIFSIRILHLQGKNDMTPKISELSFCDLAGSERCKDQRSGERLKEATNINTSLHTLGRCITVLRQNQQQKLRQNVVPFRDSKLTRIFQAYFTGRGRSCMIVNINQCASTYDETLYAMKFSAIASQLVQALPVKVNIPSIQSLIKESSMLANRSCTEEEDAEENSDEENEETDITKFNREELLQVIENMKELIVKERQEKLNMEMQIRKEVCSEMMDMMQQQQKQHSQSLEDERELVEDIYEGRLENLKESLTNYYRGELEERDEKIEELEAALKEARESIHPQSTLREESLSVRRSKRLASAEASNPEKFKQEILNLKMELQSKNEEMEKYKKMQEPPVSARSYTADVDKKIVEGQRNVRLLRTELQKFGDSLQQVDRACCHTTGAENLRQALGTCEDILSKQERALAELENNMVLVKMDLKKKAVCIAEQYNTVQKLQGTTTGFKRFCNNENIQPNNSGNRPFLRNFLARTPGNKGLADSPYSRILRSRRSPLLKTVAFGTTY; the protein is encoded by the exons CCTGTGCCagaggaaaaaaatgagaaagtCATGGTTTACGTGAGGATTCGACCTTTTGTAGATGGGGAGTTGCAGAAAAAGGAGGATCAG GGCTGTGTTGAGGTGGAGAATGAGGAGACCCTGGTCTTGCGTGCTCCTAAAGATTCCTTTGCAATGAAGAATACAGAACGTGGACTGGGACAGAGTGTGCACAAATTCACTTTCTCTCAG ATATTTGGACCAGAAGTGGACCAGAAGCAGTTTTTTGATGGAACAATGCGACAAGTAGTAAAGGATGCTCTGAATGGGCAGAACTGGCTAATTTATACCTATGGAGTTACTAACTCTGGCAAAACCTACACCATACAAG GGACTAGCAAGGATGGGGGTATTCTGCCGCGCTCCATTGCACTTATCTTTAACAGTTCACAAGATCGCCTCTACAAAAGCTCAGAACTCAAACCTCTTTCCAATGAGGTGATGTGGTTGGACAGCAAACAAGTGAGGCAGGAAGAACTTAGGAAAGTTTCACTGCTGTCTAATCTGAGAGAG gaAGAGCTTGTAACCCCCATGAAAAGAAGTGTTAATGAATCCAGGGCTGGCACAAGCATTAGCTTTGACAGTGGCATTGGGGGACTTTCTTCTACAAGTCAGTTTGTCAATCAGACCAGTAGCCAGCTAGAAG aaaCCTGTTCACGTTGGTGTGACCAAGAAGTAGTATCACTACAGGAGGCTGCTGATGGTCAACTCTCCATCTGGGTATCCTATTTTGAAATTTACAACGAGTTTGTTTATGATTTATTGGAGTTTCTGCCATCTGGTCCAAACCGTAAACGAACCACATTGCGACTATGTGAGGACAGGAATGGGAATCCATATGTGAAAG ATCTTACCTGGATAAATGTACACAGCGCTGAAGAAGCCTGGAAGATCCTGAGAGTTGGAAGGAAAAACCAGAGTTTTGCCAGCACTCACTTGAACCAAAACTCTAGCCGGAG TCACAGTATCTTTTCCATTCGGATTCTCCACTTGCAAGGAAAAAATGATATGACGCCTAAAATAAGCGA GCTTTCGTTCTGTGACTTGGCTGGATCTGAGCGCTGCAAAGATCAGAGAAGTGGTGAGCGTCTCAAAGAAGCAACCAACATTAATACCTCCCTGCATACTCTGGGCCGTTGCATTACAGTACTGAGACAGAACCAGCAGCAAAA gtTGCGTCAAAACGTGGTCCCTTTCAGGGACAGTAAGCTGACCCGCATATTCCAGGCATATTTCACTGGGCGCGGAAGGTCTTGCATGATCGTGAACATTAATCAGTGTGCTTCTACATATGATGAGACACTTTATGCCATGAAATTTTCAGCGATTGCGAGCCAG TTGGTTCAAGCTCTACCAGTGAAAGTGAACATTCCATCCATTCAGTCCCTCATCAAGGAAAGCAGCATGCTGGCCAATCGCAGTTGCACAGAGGAGGAAGATGCCGAAGAGAATTCCGATGAAGAAAATGAGGAAACCGATATTACAAAATTTAACAGAGAA gaGTTATTACAAGTTATTGAGAACATGAAGGAGCTAATTGTAAAGGAGCGTCAGGAGAAGCTGAACATGGAGATGCAAATCCGTAAGGAAGTTTGTAGCGAAATGATGGATATGATGCAACAGCAGCAGAAACAGCATAG tcagAGTCTGGAAGATGAGCGAGAATTGGTAGAAGATATCTATGAGGGTCGACTGGAGAACCTTAAAGAATCTCTAACAAATTATTACAGAAGGGAATTGGAG GAAAGAGATGAGAAGATTGAGGAACTGGAAGCTGCTTTGAAGGAAGCGAGGGAGAGTATCCATCCTATGACAAGTCAGTCAACACTAAGAGAGGAAAGTCTCTCAGTCAGAAGGTCTAAGCGATTAGCATCAGCTGAAGCATCCAACCCAGAAAAGTTTAAACAAGAGATCCTGAATCTGAAAATGGAGCTGCAGTCAAAGAATGAGG AAATGGAAAAGTACAAGAAAATGCAAGAGCCTCCGGTCTCTGCCCGATCATACACAGCTGATGTGGATAAGAAAATTGTGGAAGGGCAGAGA AATGTAAGATTATTGCGCACTGAATTGCAGAAGTTCGGGGATTCTTTGCAGCAGGTGGACAGGGCATGCTGTCATACAACTGGAGCTGAGAACCTGAGACAAGCTCTTGGTACCTGTGAGGATATATTATCCAAACAG gaaagggCTCTGGCAGAACTTGAAAATAACATGGTGCTGGTGAAAATGGACCTGAAGAAGAAGGCTGTTTGCATTGCAGAGCAGTATAACACTGTGCAGAAACTACAGGGTACCACTACTGGCTTCAAACGTTTCTGCAATAATGAGAACATCCAGCCAAATAACTCAGGGAATAGACCATTCCTACGCAACTTCCTAGCAAGGACCCCAGGAAACAAAGGACTAGCAGACAGTCCCTACAGCCGCATATTGCGTTCACGGAGATCCCCTTTGTTAAAGACTGTTGCTTTTGGCACCACATACTGA